The following coding sequences lie in one Streptomyces albofaciens JCM 4342 genomic window:
- a CDS encoding ATP-binding protein, producing the protein MADHQESSLTLPSTPASVAEARRYVTGVLVEWGLPDGTETADTVRLIVSELATNAVQHTFGRSPAFTVDVRLDRDERLRIGVTDDHPRWPKRLPAAVQQDNGRGMVIVRFLTAESGGQLTVEPTEAGGKTVWITLPWKLFLP; encoded by the coding sequence ATGGCAGACCACCAGGAATCCTCACTCACTCTGCCCAGCACACCGGCTTCGGTCGCCGAGGCTCGCAGGTACGTCACGGGCGTGCTCGTCGAATGGGGCCTGCCGGACGGGACGGAGACGGCGGACACCGTGCGCCTGATCGTCTCGGAGCTGGCCACCAACGCCGTACAGCACACCTTCGGCCGGTCACCGGCCTTCACCGTCGACGTCCGGCTCGATCGCGACGAGCGGCTGCGGATCGGTGTCACCGACGACCATCCGCGCTGGCCGAAGCGGCTGCCGGCGGCCGTCCAGCAGGACAACGGGCGGGGCATGGTGATCGTCCGCTTCCTCACGGCGGAGTCCGGCGGGCAGCTCACGGTCGAGCCGACGGAAGCCGGGGGCAAGACGGTGTGGATCACGTTGCCGTGGAAGCTGTTCCTTCCGTAG
- a CDS encoding 8-amino-7-oxononanoate synthase, with product MHQDDPVPPAPRGGPPPPYDAPAGPVATGRDTGARTAAFGWIDTAREQRRRAGLVRTLRPRPVESPLLDLASNDYLGLARHPEVTRGAAQAAHRWGAGATGSRLVSGSTELHARLEAELADFCGFEAALVLSSGYAANLAAVTALGGHGGLIVSDAGNHASLIDGCRLAKARTVVAPHADPDAVRKSLDGHDGPALAVTDAVFSVDGDAAPLRSLADACRAHGAALLVDDAHGLGVLGDGGRGTPHAAGLAGDADVVATATLSKSLGSQGGVVLGPARVIEHLVNTARTFIFDTGLAPAAAGGARTALRLLRREPERASRAREVADELYERLTAGGLTVARPDAAVVSVRAPSPEQAVRWAADCRDAGLLVGCFRPPSVPDGISRLRLTARADLTARQTREAVRTILRTAPGA from the coding sequence ATGCACCAGGACGACCCCGTTCCGCCGGCGCCCCGCGGCGGGCCGCCACCGCCCTACGACGCGCCGGCCGGGCCGGTCGCCACGGGCCGGGACACCGGCGCGCGGACCGCCGCCTTCGGCTGGATCGATACGGCCCGCGAACAGCGCCGCCGGGCGGGCCTCGTCCGTACCCTCCGGCCGCGGCCCGTCGAGTCGCCCCTGCTGGACCTGGCGAGCAACGACTACCTCGGCCTGGCGCGGCACCCGGAGGTCACCCGGGGCGCCGCGCAGGCCGCGCACCGCTGGGGCGCCGGCGCCACCGGCTCCCGCCTGGTGTCCGGCAGCACCGAGCTGCACGCCCGTCTGGAGGCCGAACTCGCCGATTTCTGCGGCTTCGAGGCCGCCCTCGTCCTGTCCTCCGGCTACGCGGCCAACCTCGCCGCCGTCACCGCCCTCGGCGGCCACGGCGGCCTGATCGTCTCGGACGCGGGCAACCACGCCTCGCTCATCGACGGCTGCCGGCTCGCCAAGGCCCGGACCGTCGTGGCCCCGCACGCCGATCCGGACGCGGTACGCAAGTCACTGGACGGGCACGACGGCCCGGCCCTCGCCGTCACCGACGCCGTGTTCTCGGTGGACGGCGACGCCGCCCCGCTGCGGTCCCTCGCCGACGCCTGCCGGGCGCACGGCGCGGCCCTGCTCGTCGACGACGCGCACGGGCTGGGCGTGCTCGGCGACGGAGGGCGCGGCACGCCGCACGCGGCCGGGCTGGCCGGGGACGCGGACGTGGTCGCCACCGCGACGCTGTCGAAGTCCCTCGGCAGCCAGGGCGGCGTGGTCCTCGGTCCCGCCCGGGTCATCGAGCACCTGGTCAACACCGCGCGGACGTTCATCTTCGACACCGGGCTCGCCCCCGCGGCGGCCGGCGGGGCCCGCACGGCGCTGCGGCTGCTGCGCCGCGAGCCGGAGCGGGCGAGCCGGGCCCGCGAGGTGGCGGACGAACTGTACGAGCGGCTGACCGCCGGCGGGCTGACGGTCGCCCGCCCGGACGCCGCCGTGGTGTCCGTACGGGCGCCCTCGCCGGAACAGGCCGTCCGGTGGGCGGCGGACTGCCGCGACGCGGGCCTCCTGGTCGGCTGCTTCCGCCCGCCGTCCGTACCCGACGGCATCTCCCGGCTCCGGCTGACCGCCCGCGCGGATCTGACCGCGCGGCAGACGCGGGAAGCGGTCCGTACGATCCTGCGGACCGCGCCGGGCGCCTGA
- a CDS encoding helix-turn-helix domain-containing protein: protein MGHGPVVRRRKLGAELRRQRMLAGLTSDEAARRVGWHQSKVSRIETGRSGAKPGDVELLLDAYGVRDAELRALLAALCGGGAQDGTSRRGWWHTHRDLLPPEYRDFISLEFGATRARTLETTVVPGLLQTADYARTVTRATLPGIPAWQVDELVEVRMARQEVLRGPRPLELWAVLDEAVLRREIASPRVMAAQLHRILDMGQLPHVRLQVLPFAAGVHIGITGPFVIFSFPLTSDLDVVVLDHLTSSLYLERKEDLRAYSDAFDTLRGRALSCEKSAEFIARVADTSWTGAGV from the coding sequence ATGGGGCACGGGCCCGTGGTGCGCCGCCGCAAACTGGGCGCCGAATTACGGCGTCAGCGGATGCTCGCCGGTCTCACCAGCGACGAGGCGGCCCGCCGCGTCGGGTGGCACCAGTCCAAGGTCAGCCGCATCGAGACCGGGCGCAGCGGGGCGAAGCCGGGCGATGTCGAGCTGCTGCTGGACGCGTACGGCGTCCGGGACGCGGAGCTGCGCGCCCTGCTGGCGGCGCTGTGCGGGGGCGGCGCACAGGACGGTACGAGCCGGCGGGGCTGGTGGCACACCCACCGGGACCTGCTGCCGCCGGAGTACCGGGACTTCATCAGCCTGGAGTTCGGGGCGACGCGGGCGCGCACGCTGGAGACGACGGTGGTGCCGGGGCTGCTCCAGACGGCGGACTACGCGCGGACGGTGACCCGCGCGACGCTGCCCGGCATACCCGCGTGGCAGGTCGACGAGCTGGTGGAGGTGCGCATGGCCCGCCAGGAGGTGCTGCGCGGCCCGCGGCCGCTGGAGCTGTGGGCGGTGCTGGACGAGGCGGTGCTGCGGCGGGAGATCGCCTCGCCCCGGGTGATGGCGGCACAGCTCCACCGCATTCTGGACATGGGGCAGTTGCCGCATGTGCGACTACAGGTGCTGCCCTTCGCGGCCGGTGTGCACATCGGTATCACCGGTCCTTTCGTTATCTTCTCTTTTCCGCTCACTTCTGACTTGGATGTGGTTGTTCTCGACCATTTGACGAGTAGCCTCTACTTGGAACGTAAAGAGGACCTCAGGGCGTACAGCGATGCGTTCGACACGCTGCGGGGGCGCGCCCTCTCCTGCGAGAAGTCAGCGGAATTCATCGCCCGGGTCGCCGATACCTCATGGACCGGCGCCGGCGTCTGA
- a CDS encoding DUF6328 family protein yields MAAFTDNVRNASPEPHQPSGSETGSGSTSARCAVSTDRNETPLERYDRNFGELLQELRVLQTGVQILFAFLLTLAFTPRFVSLDTTQRAFYVGTLLLAVLATLLLTAPAAVHRVLFRRRAKPLIVEVSARLTAAGMAVLALALAGAVLLVVDVVLGRGAGVAAGSVTLVTCGGLWALLPRVLGHRNGHL; encoded by the coding sequence ATGGCCGCCTTCACCGACAACGTCCGGAACGCATCGCCCGAACCCCACCAGCCGTCCGGGTCCGAGACCGGGTCCGGGTCCACGTCCGCCCGGTGCGCCGTGTCCACGGACCGCAACGAGACGCCGCTGGAACGCTACGACCGCAACTTCGGCGAACTGCTCCAGGAACTGCGCGTTCTGCAGACCGGCGTGCAGATCCTGTTCGCCTTCCTGCTGACACTGGCCTTCACCCCGCGGTTCGTGTCCCTGGACACCACACAACGCGCCTTTTATGTCGGTACGTTGCTGTTGGCCGTGCTGGCGACGCTGCTGCTGACGGCGCCGGCCGCGGTGCACCGGGTGCTGTTCCGGCGGCGCGCGAAGCCGCTGATCGTGGAGGTCTCGGCGCGTCTGACGGCGGCCGGCATGGCGGTGCTCGCGCTGGCGCTGGCCGGTGCCGTACTGCTCGTCGTCGATGTCGTCCTGGGGCGCGGCGCGGGCGTGGCGGCGGGGTCCGTGACGCTGGTGACGTGCGGTGGTCTGTGGGCGCTGCTGCCCCGCGTCCTGGGGCACCGGAACGGGCACCTCTAG
- the bioB gene encoding biotin synthase BioB: MDLLTTLVDKGLRRESPTREEALAVLATSDDDLLDVVAAAGKVRRRWFGRRVKLNYLVNLKSGLCPEDCSYCSQRLGSKAEILKYTWLKPEEASRAAAAGVAGGAKRVCIVASGRGPTDRDVDRVSQTIAAIKEQNEGVEVCACLGLLSEGQADRLRAAGADAYNHNLNTSEATYGDITTTHTYADRVDTVQRAQAAGLSACSGLIAGMGESDADLVDVVFALRELDPDSVPVNFLIPFEGTPLAKEWNLTPQRALRILAMVRFVCPDVEVRLAGGREVHLRSLQPLALHLANSIFLGDYLTSEGQAGKDDLAMIADAGFEVEGTDTTTLPEHRADALAGGGCGEPVGGGRGEHAGGGCGPCGDGDGAAEPFAGNGGGAANPAAGDVADASAAGEARTDLVAVRRRGAGTELPPNA; encoded by the coding sequence ATGGATCTGCTGACAACGCTGGTGGACAAGGGGCTGCGGCGCGAATCGCCGACCCGCGAAGAGGCGCTCGCCGTGCTGGCGACGTCCGACGACGACCTGCTCGACGTGGTGGCCGCGGCCGGAAAGGTGCGCCGCCGGTGGTTCGGGCGGCGGGTGAAGCTGAACTACCTGGTCAACCTGAAGTCCGGGCTGTGCCCGGAGGACTGCTCGTACTGTTCCCAGCGGCTCGGGTCCAAGGCGGAGATCCTCAAGTACACCTGGCTCAAGCCGGAGGAGGCGTCCAGGGCCGCGGCGGCCGGGGTGGCCGGCGGCGCCAAGCGGGTGTGCATCGTGGCCAGCGGCCGGGGGCCGACGGACCGGGACGTGGACCGGGTGTCGCAGACCATCGCCGCCATCAAGGAGCAGAACGAGGGCGTCGAGGTGTGCGCGTGCCTGGGCCTGCTCTCGGAAGGGCAGGCGGACCGGCTGCGGGCGGCGGGCGCGGACGCCTACAACCACAACCTCAACACCTCCGAGGCCACGTACGGGGACATCACCACCACCCACACCTACGCCGACCGGGTCGACACGGTGCAGCGGGCGCAGGCGGCGGGCCTGTCCGCCTGTTCCGGTCTGATCGCGGGCATGGGCGAGAGCGACGCGGACCTGGTGGACGTGGTCTTCGCGCTGCGCGAGCTGGACCCCGACTCGGTCCCGGTCAACTTCCTGATCCCGTTCGAGGGAACCCCGCTGGCCAAGGAGTGGAACCTCACCCCCCAGCGCGCGCTGCGCATCCTGGCGATGGTCCGCTTCGTCTGCCCGGACGTGGAGGTCCGGCTGGCCGGCGGGCGCGAGGTGCACCTGCGCTCGCTCCAGCCGCTCGCCCTGCACCTGGCCAACTCCATCTTCCTCGGCGACTACCTGACCAGCGAGGGCCAGGCCGGCAAGGACGACCTGGCGATGATCGCGGACGCGGGCTTCGAGGTCGAGGGCACGGACACCACCACCTTGCCGGAGCACCGCGCGGACGCGCTCGCGGGCGGCGGCTGCGGTGAGCCGGTGGGCGGCGGCCGTGGCGAGCACGCGGGCGGCGGCTGCGGGCCGTGCGGGGACGGTGACGGCGCGGCGGAACCGTTCGCGGGGAACGGCGGCGGTGCGGCGAACCCGGCCGCGGGGGACGTCGCCGACGCGTCGGCCGCCGGCGAGGCCCGTACGGACCTGGTCGCCGTACGCCGCCGGGGCGCGGGTACGGAGCTGCCGCCGAATGCCTGA
- a CDS encoding FCD domain-containing protein, with product MTTTDATTARDTAAALHGLYRTTLLTAPWPLTDDGLDALRNSAAAHARAVAHRNAVEAAAAERALWSVFVHACGNRSLYDAVTRLAPVWGPAKVRSKAATG from the coding sequence GTGACGACGACCGACGCCACCACCGCCCGGGACACCGCGGCCGCCCTGCACGGCCTGTACCGCACCACGCTGCTCACCGCGCCCTGGCCGCTGACCGACGACGGCCTCGATGCCCTCCGTAACTCCGCTGCCGCGCACGCCCGCGCTGTCGCGCACCGGAACGCGGTGGAAGCCGCCGCTGCCGAGCGCGCCCTGTGGAGCGTCTTCGTTCACGCTTGCGGCAACCGGTCTCTGTACGACGCCGTCACCCGGCTCGCCCCCGTATGGGGTCCGGCCAAGGTGAGGTCAAAAGCCGCCACGGGATGA
- a CDS encoding amidohydrolase family protein, producing MTKIDVHHHFLPDFYRQALIDNGHSRPDGIWGIPGWDETSALRMLDEAGIAKAYLSISSPGVHFGDAAAARVLARRVNEEAARLARAHPGRFGFFASTPLPDIDGTLAEIAYAFDELGADGVVFETNVDGLYLGNERLEPVHAELGRRNAVLFLHPTSPAAPCTGHAPALPYPRPMLEFLFDTTRTVTDMVLSGVLERHPGLRVIVPHAGAVLPAVASRVDVIGARTAGKEHQQPMRNALRTLHFDLAGMPLPEMLPALLNVADPARLHYGSDWPFTPLPEVLAWAGRLEAATAALGEDGMAKALRANTEALFS from the coding sequence GTGACAAAGATCGACGTCCATCACCACTTCCTGCCCGACTTCTACCGCCAGGCGCTGATCGACAATGGGCACTCCCGCCCCGACGGCATCTGGGGCATCCCCGGCTGGGACGAGACCTCCGCCCTCCGGATGCTCGACGAGGCCGGGATCGCCAAGGCGTATCTGTCGATCTCCTCCCCCGGAGTCCACTTCGGCGACGCGGCCGCGGCCCGTGTTCTGGCCCGGCGGGTCAACGAGGAGGCCGCGCGGCTCGCGCGCGCCCACCCGGGCCGGTTCGGGTTCTTCGCCTCGACACCGCTGCCCGACATCGACGGAACCCTGGCGGAGATCGCGTACGCCTTCGACGAGCTCGGCGCCGACGGCGTGGTCTTCGAGACCAACGTCGACGGCCTCTACCTGGGCAACGAGCGGTTGGAGCCGGTCCATGCCGAACTCGGCCGCCGTAACGCCGTGTTGTTCCTGCACCCCACCAGCCCCGCCGCCCCCTGTACCGGGCATGCCCCTGCCCTGCCGTATCCGCGGCCCATGCTGGAGTTTCTCTTCGACACCACCCGGACGGTGACCGACATGGTGCTCTCCGGTGTACTGGAGCGTCACCCCGGCCTCCGCGTGATCGTCCCGCACGCCGGTGCCGTCCTGCCCGCCGTCGCCTCGCGCGTCGACGTCATCGGCGCGCGCACGGCCGGCAAGGAACATCAGCAGCCGATGCGCAACGCCCTGCGCACGCTCCACTTCGACCTGGCGGGCATGCCCCTGCCCGAGATGCTGCCGGCGCTGCTGAACGTCGCCGACCCGGCCCGTCTCCACTACGGCAGCGACTGGCCCTTCACCCCGCTGCCGGAAGTCCTCGCCTGGGCCGGACGCCTCGAAGCGGCCACCGCCGCCCTCGGTGAGGACGGCATGGCCAAGGCCCTGCGCGCCAACACCGAGGCGCTCTTCAGCTGA
- a CDS encoding C40 family peptidase, whose product MSARTTMSPLLVRAGLVSAVALATVGGTLVVPGASADAEAASTSMAALRTAASKKGSPYKYGASGPYRFDCSGLTLYSFKRAGKRLPRTAAAQYNRTRHLSASARRPGDLVFFHSRRGIYHVGIYAGNGRIWHAPKPGTVVRLERIWSRSVSYGRIR is encoded by the coding sequence ATGAGCGCGCGTACCACCATGTCCCCCCTGCTGGTGCGAGCCGGGCTGGTCTCGGCCGTCGCACTCGCCACGGTCGGCGGAACACTGGTCGTACCAGGAGCCTCCGCGGACGCCGAGGCCGCGTCCACCTCGATGGCGGCACTGCGGACAGCCGCCTCCAAGAAGGGCTCGCCGTACAAGTACGGGGCCAGTGGGCCCTACCGTTTCGACTGCTCAGGGCTGACGCTGTACTCGTTCAAACGGGCCGGCAAGCGGCTGCCGCGTACCGCGGCGGCCCAGTACAACCGCACCCGGCACCTGTCCGCGTCCGCACGCCGCCCCGGCGACCTGGTCTTCTTCCACTCGCGCCGGGGGATTTACCACGTGGGCATCTACGCGGGCAACGGCAGGATCTGGCACGCGCCCAAGCCGGGCACCGTGGTGCGCCTGGAGCGCATCTGGTCGCGCAGCGTCTCGTACGGCCGCATCCGCTGA
- a CDS encoding ATP-dependent Clp protease proteolytic subunit has protein sequence MNRPEARYVLPEFTERTSYGARTMDPYSKLLSERIIFLGTPIDDTAANDVIAQLMHLDYDAPDRDISLYINSPGGSFTAMTAIYDSMQFVGCDIETVCLGQAASAAAVLLAAGTPGKRLALPGARILIHQPSFGEPVQGQADDLRIQAEELLRTRALLEELLAKHTGRPAEQITEDLERDKILDAAAAVEYGLIDGLTRSRKPHSAASAAR, from the coding sequence ATGAACCGGCCCGAGGCCCGTTACGTCCTCCCGGAGTTCACCGAGCGCACCTCGTACGGGGCCCGGACCATGGACCCGTACTCCAAGCTGCTCAGCGAGCGGATCATCTTCCTCGGCACGCCGATCGACGACACCGCGGCCAACGACGTGATCGCACAGCTGATGCACCTCGACTACGACGCGCCCGACCGGGACATCTCGCTCTACATCAACTCCCCCGGCGGTTCGTTCACCGCGATGACCGCGATCTACGACTCGATGCAGTTCGTGGGCTGCGACATCGAAACCGTCTGCCTGGGGCAGGCGGCCTCCGCCGCCGCGGTCCTGCTGGCGGCCGGCACACCCGGCAAGCGCCTCGCCCTGCCGGGCGCCCGGATCCTCATCCACCAGCCCTCGTTCGGCGAACCGGTGCAGGGGCAGGCCGACGACCTGCGGATCCAGGCCGAGGAACTGCTGCGCACCCGCGCGCTGCTGGAGGAACTACTGGCGAAACACACCGGCCGGCCCGCCGAGCAGATCACCGAAGACCTCGAACGCGACAAGATCCTGGACGCCGCGGCCGCCGTCGAGTACGGGCTGATCGACGGACTCACCCGCAGCCGCAAGCCGCACTCCGCGGCGTCCGCCGCGAGGTGA
- a CDS encoding amidohydrolase family protein: MNHPEPSLALTNALLIDGTGGPVIDGATVVVSGGRIAAAGTGAPVPPHATMVDLGGKAVLPGLIDAHVHLGGLGFRSAPPFGGRAATDDYVAAREGALRYGVTTQRSLGDFLHDSIAVRDGIENGTLAGARVVTSGPSFQVEGGHPNATVWGSEPAAVREGARMPKTAEEAERMVDELAAAGVDLVKIIISNNAIFGPARPELKMPWHLTEAIADAAHARGLRVAAHTETVEDARTAVERSVDDIEHLVLRAEEPQDEAAAEALFALMADRGTYLVPTMVAHQFEAAADGDARTLRYGNHLVRRAYEAGVRLGVGSDAHSPGLHGWKLRDELVMMVHDQGIPAPAALSMATKANAELLGIADRLGTVEPGKIADLLIVSGNPAQDITAIGRVHQVIRNGRVVFDGEGA; encoded by the coding sequence ATGAACCATCCCGAACCGAGCCTCGCGCTCACCAACGCTCTGCTGATCGACGGCACCGGCGGACCCGTGATCGACGGCGCGACCGTCGTCGTCTCCGGCGGCCGGATCGCCGCCGCCGGGACCGGCGCACCGGTCCCTCCCCACGCGACGATGGTCGACCTGGGGGGCAAGGCGGTCCTTCCGGGGCTGATCGACGCCCATGTGCACCTGGGAGGACTGGGTTTTCGGAGCGCGCCGCCGTTCGGTGGCCGGGCCGCCACCGACGACTACGTCGCCGCTCGGGAAGGGGCCTTGCGGTACGGGGTCACCACCCAGCGCAGCCTGGGCGACTTCCTCCACGACAGCATCGCCGTGCGGGACGGCATCGAGAACGGCACCCTGGCCGGGGCCCGGGTGGTGACCAGCGGGCCGAGCTTCCAGGTCGAGGGCGGGCACCCCAACGCCACCGTCTGGGGCAGCGAGCCGGCAGCCGTACGGGAAGGCGCCCGCATGCCGAAGACGGCCGAAGAAGCGGAGCGCATGGTCGACGAGCTCGCCGCCGCGGGCGTCGACCTCGTCAAGATCATCATTTCGAACAACGCGATCTTCGGCCCGGCCCGCCCCGAACTGAAGATGCCCTGGCACCTCACCGAGGCCATCGCCGATGCCGCCCACGCCCGCGGGCTGCGGGTCGCCGCCCACACCGAGACCGTCGAGGACGCCAGGACGGCGGTCGAGCGCAGTGTCGACGACATCGAGCACCTGGTGCTGCGCGCGGAGGAGCCGCAGGACGAGGCCGCCGCCGAGGCACTGTTCGCCCTCATGGCCGACCGCGGCACCTACCTCGTACCCACCATGGTGGCCCACCAGTTCGAGGCGGCCGCCGACGGGGACGCCCGCACCCTGCGCTACGGCAACCACCTGGTCCGCCGCGCCTACGAGGCGGGCGTACGGCTCGGGGTCGGCTCGGACGCGCACTCCCCGGGGCTGCACGGCTGGAAGCTGCGCGACGAGCTGGTGATGATGGTCCACGACCAGGGCATCCCGGCCCCCGCAGCCCTGTCCATGGCGACGAAGGCCAATGCCGAGCTGCTCGGCATCGCCGACCGCCTGGGCACCGTCGAGCCGGGCAAGATCGCCGACCTGCTGATCGTCTCCGGCAACCCGGCCCAGGACATCACCGCCATCGGCCGTGTCCACCAGGTGATCCGAAACGGCCGAGTCGTCTTCGACGGCGAGGGAGCGTGA
- a CDS encoding recombinase family protein, producing MGYARVSTGGQKLDRQIDALKAAGCRKIFADKKSGKNDLRPELKACHAFLDAGDTLVVPALDRYGRSLQDLINMVAELRRREIGFTSLHENLDTTTPGGRLVFHVFAALAEFIRELIVSGTREGLAAARARGKVGGRPTVVDEKILNMARDLLPNPEHSITAIAKMLGVSPGTLYNHIPDLRELRGSRIPAQLGAGTR from the coding sequence ATCGGATACGCACGCGTGTCCACCGGCGGACAGAAACTCGACCGGCAGATCGATGCCCTCAAAGCGGCCGGCTGCCGGAAGATCTTCGCGGACAAGAAATCCGGCAAGAACGACCTCCGCCCCGAGCTCAAGGCATGCCACGCCTTCCTCGACGCCGGCGACACCCTGGTCGTCCCCGCCCTCGACCGCTACGGCCGGTCCCTCCAGGACCTGATCAACATGGTCGCCGAGCTCCGCCGCCGCGAGATCGGCTTCACCTCCCTGCACGAAAACCTCGACACCACCACCCCCGGCGGCCGGCTCGTCTTCCACGTCTTCGCCGCCCTGGCCGAGTTCATCCGCGAACTCATCGTCTCCGGCACCCGCGAGGGCCTTGCCGCCGCCCGCGCCCGCGGCAAGGTCGGCGGCCGACCCACCGTGGTCGACGAAAAGATCCTCAACATGGCCCGGGACCTATTGCCCAACCCCGAGCACTCCATCACCGCCATCGCCAAGATGCTCGGCGTCTCCCCGGGCACGCTCTACAACCACATCCCCGACCTGCGCGAACTGCGGGGCAGCCGCATCCCCGCCCAGCTCGGAGCAGGCACGCGATGA
- a CDS encoding MarR family winged helix-turn-helix transcriptional regulator, translated as MEIVTLIKRCASLLDRAVEPLVEGAPLTLQELDFLVPLRYEEEPVIARRLAEDLGLTQAAVSKALAKLERRGLIERAPNPADRRASLVTITEEGKRLMDSLFPRRLTVEAEMFHALGGARAEVLEALERLAEVMGDHVEKTAGDRRR; from the coding sequence ATGGAGATCGTCACGCTCATCAAGCGGTGCGCGTCGTTGCTGGACCGCGCGGTGGAGCCGCTCGTCGAGGGCGCCCCGCTGACGTTGCAGGAGCTGGATTTCCTGGTGCCGCTGCGTTACGAGGAGGAGCCGGTGATCGCGCGTCGGCTCGCTGAGGACCTGGGGCTGACCCAGGCGGCGGTGAGCAAGGCGCTGGCGAAGCTGGAGCGGCGGGGGCTGATCGAGCGTGCGCCCAATCCGGCCGACCGGCGTGCGTCGCTGGTGACCATCACCGAGGAGGGCAAGCGCCTGATGGACTCGCTCTTCCCCCGGCGCCTGACGGTGGAGGCCGAGATGTTCCATGCGCTGGGCGGCGCCCGCGCCGAGGTGCTCGAGGCACTGGAGCGTCTCGCCGAGGTGATGGGCGACCACGTCGAGAAGACGGCCGGCGACCGCCGGCGCTGA
- a CDS encoding multidrug effflux MFS transporter, translated as MVSPTRTANSTPRTAAPAGRSAALIAVLGALSAVAPLATDMYVPGFPAMGAALHANSSAIQLTMTTFLAGLVAGQLVIGPLSDAMGRRGLLIGGTAAFAALSLACALAPNVQTLLILRLLQGVAAATGMVLARAVLTDRFDGPEVPRYFALLAQVLGIAPVAAPVLGGAILSVTAWRGIFVALALAGALLTVAVLAKVPETLPPRNRQSQGLANTFRAMGGLCRRRAFMGYVLVLGLTSAALFAYISGSSFVFEHLHGVSSTAYSLIFATNAVGMLIAGFAFSRLSRKISLNAMLTTGVAICGLGVTGQLAILGTAGETLAGTWASLFVTLLGVGLIFPAATTLGQALGRTAPGAASALLGGLQFLFGALASPLVGLFGETSSTPMALIMLIAVALAALALITLARPWLRHGETLTDN; from the coding sequence ATGGTATCCCCGACCCGAACCGCGAACAGCACCCCCCGCACGGCCGCCCCCGCAGGCCGCAGCGCCGCCCTGATCGCCGTCCTCGGCGCCCTCAGCGCCGTGGCACCGCTGGCCACCGACATGTACGTGCCCGGCTTCCCCGCCATGGGAGCCGCCCTGCACGCGAACAGCTCGGCGATCCAGCTGACCATGACCACCTTCCTCGCCGGCCTGGTCGCCGGCCAGCTGGTCATCGGCCCCCTCAGCGACGCAATGGGCCGGCGCGGACTCCTCATCGGCGGCACCGCCGCCTTCGCCGCCCTGTCCCTGGCCTGCGCCCTCGCACCGAACGTCCAGACGCTCCTGATCCTGCGCCTGCTCCAGGGCGTCGCGGCCGCCACCGGCATGGTCCTCGCCCGCGCCGTCCTCACCGACCGCTTCGACGGCCCCGAGGTCCCCCGCTACTTCGCCCTGCTCGCCCAGGTCCTGGGCATCGCCCCGGTGGCCGCCCCCGTCCTCGGCGGCGCCATCCTCAGCGTGACCGCCTGGCGCGGCATCTTCGTCGCCCTCGCCCTGGCCGGCGCCCTGCTCACCGTGGCGGTGCTGGCCAAGGTCCCCGAGACCCTGCCCCCGCGGAACCGGCAGTCACAGGGGCTGGCGAACACATTCCGCGCCATGGGCGGCCTGTGCCGTCGGCGCGCGTTCATGGGGTACGTCCTCGTCCTCGGCCTCACCTCGGCCGCGCTGTTCGCCTACATCAGCGGGTCCAGCTTCGTCTTCGAGCACCTGCACGGTGTCTCGTCCACGGCCTACTCCCTGATCTTCGCCACCAACGCCGTCGGCATGCTGATCGCGGGCTTCGCCTTCAGCAGGCTCTCCCGGAAGATCAGCCTCAACGCCATGCTGACCACGGGCGTCGCCATATGCGGCCTCGGCGTGACCGGCCAGCTGGCCATCCTCGGAACAGCCGGCGAAACCCTCGCCGGCACCTGGGCCAGCCTCTTCGTCACCCTCCTCGGCGTCGGACTGATCTTCCCCGCCGCCACCACCCTCGGCCAGGCCCTCGGCCGCACCGCCCCCGGAGCCGCCTCCGCCCTCCTCGGCGGACTCCAATTCCTCTTCGGCGCCCTCGCCTCCCCCCTCGTCGGCCTCTTCGGCGAAACCAGCTCCACCCCCATGGCCCTCATCATGCTCATCGCCGTCGCCCTCGCCGCTCTCGCCCTGATCACCCTCGCCCGCCCCTGGCTCCGCCACGGCGAAACGCTCACCGACAACTGA
- a CDS encoding DUF397 domain-containing protein → MSVPSGHARPGTGRTGVQWRRSSRSTGMNNCVETARIGPGLLAVRDSKNTAGPALLFTSAAWTAFVGGLADRRFTKVG, encoded by the coding sequence ATGTCAGTCCCGTCCGGGCACGCCCGACCCGGTACCGGCCGGACCGGCGTCCAGTGGCGGCGCAGCAGTCGCAGCACCGGGATGAACAACTGCGTCGAGACGGCCCGCATCGGCCCCGGCCTGCTCGCGGTGCGCGACTCCAAGAACACCGCGGGTCCGGCCCTGCTGTTCACCTCCGCCGCCTGGACGGCCTTCGTCGGCGGCCTGGCCGACCGCCGCTTCACCAAGGTGGGGTGA